A single region of the Hippoglossus hippoglossus isolate fHipHip1 chromosome 17, fHipHip1.pri, whole genome shotgun sequence genome encodes:
- the LOC117778237 gene encoding putative ferric-chelate reductase 1, giving the protein MPPTASVCLFIFMCVCCVEECVCFPNGSVAFSCGNMMPVHPPYKPSTSNPPFTLSTSSATYTPGGVITVTVEVVKNSSTEFQGFLLQARSRQGNALLWPVGKFTNIDTSLFRALACQNMEDSTVSQASAAKKKKVQLTWEAPRNSGSGDIYFSATLVQDYTTFWVQLNSSSLRLDSSGNSAAGVISSSALLFINLLSLSAYC; this is encoded by the exons ATGCCTCCTACAGCCTCTGTGTGTCTattcatattcatgtgtgtgtgctgcgtggaagaatgtgtgtgtttccccaaTGGCTCGGTGGCATTTTCCTGTGGCAACATGATGCCAGTACACCCTCCTTACAAGCCCTCCACCAGTAACCCTCCATTCACTCTGTCCACATCTAGCGCCACCTACACGCCTGGTGGAGTCATTACAG TGACGGTGGAAGTGGTGAAGAACAGCTCCACTGAGTTCCAGGGTTTCCTGTTACAGGCCAGGAGCAGACAGGGAAATG CTCTGCTGTGGCCTGTAGGAAAGTTCACCAACATTGACACCAGCCTGTTTAGGGCACTCGCCTGTCAAAACATGGag gacTCAACTGTTAGTCAGGCGTCAgcagccaagaagaagaaggtccAGCTAACCTGGGAGGCTCCTCGCAACAGTGGCTCTGGCGATATCTACTTCAG TGCCACTCTGGTTCAGGACTACACAACATTCTGGGTTCAACTCAACAGCAGCTCTCTGAGACTGGACAGCAGTGGAAACTCTGCAGCTGGA gtcatctcctcctcagctctgctCTTCATCAACCTGTTGAGTCTATCTGCCtactgctga